The Bacteroidales bacterium genome has a segment encoding these proteins:
- a CDS encoding OmpH family outer membrane protein: MKKITLILGLVLIFGSTIFSQKYAYVDTEYILSNIPSYESAQEQLDRLSVEWQKEIEILFSEIDKMYKDFQIEKVLLTDEMIIKREDEIINKEKEAKELQKKRFGKDGDLYKKRMELIKPLQDDIFNAVKEIAAEGNYAVIFDVSGGGLSMLYTDPKYDKSDEVLDKLGYKN, translated from the coding sequence ATGAAAAAAATAACTTTAATCTTAGGACTTGTTTTAATTTTTGGAAGTACAATTTTCAGCCAAAAATATGCGTATGTTGATACTGAATATATACTAAGTAATATTCCTTCGTATGAATCGGCACAGGAACAGCTTGACCGATTATCAGTAGAGTGGCAAAAAGAAATTGAAATATTATTTAGTGAAATCGATAAAATGTACAAAGATTTTCAGATTGAAAAAGTATTATTAACAGATGAAATGATAATTAAACGCGAAGACGAAATAATAAACAAAGAAAAAGAAGCAAAAGAACTTCAAAAAAAGCGTTTTGGTAAAGATGGCGATTTGTATAAAAAAAGAATGGAGCTTATTAAACCATTACAGGACGATATTTTTAATGCTGTAAAAGAAATTGCTGCCGAAGGTAATTATGCTGTAATCTTTGATGTATCGGGCGGAGGGTTAAGTATGTTATATACCGACCCAAAATATGATAAAAGTGATGAAGTTTTAGATAAGTTAGGCTATAAAAACTAA
- a CDS encoding T9SS type A sorting domain-containing protein: MKYILLLLIISINYNGNSQTLVKENKLWSNTEFGTEHDTPYKSYNIKFYNDTTINDLVYKKIWRSNDSLQTNWFQSGYIREDSTKKVYQYNKYYQKDELLYDFGVEVGDSIIVYYISDSSYFHYIYANYITYIKLENSPDSVRKIYFYSSPDTLDGYLTAIWIETVGSTWGILCGLNYIDLVGADLWLVCYFENDTLKYHSNSFTGCFPTGFPESINENIKNNNIIKTSNNNLQLSFDFVSLNTKNSLLQIYKLNGVLILEKKLNGEKTIQIPCNTFLNGIYFYRFVNNNTAISDKFLITY, from the coding sequence ATGAAATATATATTATTATTACTAATTATTAGCATAAACTACAATGGTAATAGCCAAACCCTTGTAAAAGAAAATAAATTATGGAGCAATACTGAATTTGGTACAGAACATGACACACCGTATAAAAGCTATAACATAAAATTCTATAATGATACTACTATTAATGATTTAGTATATAAAAAAATATGGCGTTCTAACGATTCATTACAAACCAATTGGTTCCAATCTGGATATATACGTGAAGACAGCACAAAAAAAGTATATCAATACAACAAATATTATCAAAAAGATGAATTACTATATGACTTTGGTGTGGAAGTGGGTGATAGTATTATAGTTTATTATATTTCCGATTCTTCTTATTTCCATTACATTTATGCAAATTACATAACTTATATTAAATTAGAAAATTCCCCGGATTCTGTGAGGAAAATTTACTTTTATTCTTCACCTGACACATTAGACGGTTATCTAACAGCAATATGGATTGAAACAGTTGGAAGTACATGGGGAATTTTGTGTGGCTTAAACTATATTGATCTTGTAGGTGCTGATTTGTGGTTAGTTTGTTATTTTGAAAATGATACGCTAAAATACCACAGTAATAGTTTTACCGGCTGTTTTCCAACAGGTTTTCCTGAAAGTATTAATGAGAATATAAAAAATAATAATATTATAAAAACATCAAACAATAACCTGCAGTTATCGTTTGATTTTGTCAGTTTAAACACAAAAAATTCCTTACTTCAAATATACAAGCTTAATGGAGTGTTAATTCTTGAGAAAAAACTTAATGGAGAAAAAACAATACAAATACCATGTAATACATTTTTAAACGGAATTTATTTTTATCGATTTGTAAATAATAACACAGCCATAAGTGATAAATTTTTAATCACATACTAA